Below is a genomic region from Streptobacillus felis.
CTTTTATGTATCTTTTATACATTCTTTTCCGTTCTCGCAAATACTGATAAATACTAGCTCTGCGAGGGTATAAAAAGGACATTTTCAATGGATTAAAAGGACTTTTTCAATGGATTAAAAGGACTTTTTCAATGGATTAAAAAGGACTTTTTCAATGGATTAAAAACAAGATTTTCAGTGAATTAAGGGACTTTTATTGATTTTGTCCTTAAAATATGATATAATAAAATAAAAAGGAGTTATTTTATGGCTAATGAGATTGTAAAATACAATAATGATATGAATAAAATAGGTCTTAGAAACTTTAATTCTACCGAATTAGATATTCTTATGGCAATAATGTCTAGAATGAAGGAAAAAGGATTGGAAGAAATAGAGTTTGATTTTGGTTATTTAAAACAATTAACTAAATGGAATGATACTAATTCATTAAGCTTTGCTAAAACTTTGGATAGCATGTATAAAAAATTAATTAACATTAATTTTAAAATCGGTAATAACGTTAGATGGACAAGGTTCGTTTTATTTACTAAATATACTATCGATACTGAAAATCAAAATATCAGTATTGGAATAAATCAAGAATTTAAATGGGTATTAAATGAAATAGCTAAGAACTTCACTAGATTTGAATTAGAAGAGTTTGTAAACTTTAAATCTAGTTATACTAAAGAATTTTTTAGAAGAATGAAACAATTTAGAGGTAGGGGCTTTTGGGGGGTATCTCTTAATGAATTTAAGCATCAATTAAACATACCTGAAAATTATCTGGTAAGTGATATTGATAAAAGAGTTTTAAAACCTATACTAAAAGAATTAGGAGAAAAATATCAACTAGAGATTATAAAAAAATACGATAAGAAAAGAAAAGGACGTCCTTCAGTAAAGGGATTTATATTTACATTTACTAAAGAAATAGTTGAAACTCAAGGTTATACTTTAGAAGGTAATGTTGAATATAACACAAATAAAAAATTGAATAAAGATTACTATATCGGTAGAACTCTTTATGTAAAAGATCAAGTTTTTAATAGATATAATTATTTAAAAATTACAAATATATATCAAAATAAAGATGAAAAAATTATAGTTAAGGTAAAAAATGAAGACGATAATTTTACAAATCAATTTAACTTTGATAACTTAGAAATATGGCATAATTATTTCAAAAAACATTTAGTATAATTTGCATTTTTTTGAAATTCAAGGTAAACTATATTAGTTTAAATTAATGTGTATGTTTCGAGAGGGGCAACCCTCTCATTTTTTATTTAACTTTTTTAAAAAAATATGATATAATATATTTGTAAAACGAATGAACATAAAAAAGTTAGCTGCGAACTAACTTTTTTTTTTATAATTTTTTATGATATAATTGTTTTGCACTTTTGCAATTAAGGAGGTGCAAATATGTTCATTCGTGTTTTAAAAATTTTATTTTTTATTTTGATTTTTTTGTTACTAGCTCAATTAGCTTTTTAACAAAAAATCATTTTAAGATTTTAAAATTTTTTGGGAGTGTCGCAGCACTCCTTTTTTTATTTTCATTAAAAATATTTTTTCTAAAAAATCACTTTTGAATGAAAATTTTTTGTTTAATTTTTGAAGTTACGTTTCAAAACGTAATGTTAAAATTGAACATTTTTTTTTGAACTCAAATTGCAAAATTTGAGGTCCAAGAGTATTGAAAAATTTCAATACTCTAAGGGGTCAAGGGGCTAGCCCTTTGCTCCGTGCGTTTTGCTCCTTTAGGACAAAACCACTAGGGAGTTATAGCAACTGATTGACAGTGCTATAAGAAAATGATAAAATAAAAATAAAAAAGGAGTGATATTTTTATGGCTTTAAGTTATTCTTTTCATATTGGATCAAAGAATCATTCTATTAAAAATTTGAAAAAATTAGTTTCAGTACAAAAGCATAATTTGAGAAAATTTGAATCAAATAAATTTGATAAATCTAAAAATGAAATTTTAATAGGTACTGAAAATTTAGTTAATGATGTTAAAGATTTTTATAAAAATTTTTTTGAAGATTCTCTAAAAAAATACAATGATAAACAAAAAAAAGAATCAAGAAAAATTGAAAATTATTTTGAAAATATTTCTAATTCTTTACAAAAAGAAATTGCAGTCGAATCAATTATTCAAGTTGGTGA
It encodes:
- a CDS encoding replication initiation protein, which gives rise to MANEIVKYNNDMNKIGLRNFNSTELDILMAIMSRMKEKGLEEIEFDFGYLKQLTKWNDTNSLSFAKTLDSMYKKLININFKIGNNVRWTRFVLFTKYTIDTENQNISIGINQEFKWVLNEIAKNFTRFELEEFVNFKSSYTKEFFRRMKQFRGRGFWGVSLNEFKHQLNIPENYLVSDIDKRVLKPILKELGEKYQLEIIKKYDKKRKGRPSVKGFIFTFTKEIVETQGYTLEGNVEYNTNKKLNKDYYIGRTLYVKDQVFNRYNYLKITNIYQNKDEKIIVKVKNEDDNFTNQFNFDNLEIWHNYFKKHLV